The following proteins come from a genomic window of Gossypium raimondii isolate GPD5lz chromosome 5, ASM2569854v1, whole genome shotgun sequence:
- the LOC105767542 gene encoding uncharacterized protein LOC105767542, with product MTANSTLLATQCAAVVAVPQRCHPPSRFATGYQQLRTNLVTTKTYKPTIMAAGALVSKPSQLHANLVPERNKMVVFAYPETKTIEISTNGFPEFIECIINNESKKTLELDSTEPFLGSEEFERIEDKVDTTSSFTQQAASEGSDRCASGYVTYKIEDNLRWIIAWRNAMDERNKVYTAIISGAKKGSIEKLVRKSTAHSSFQDDNIGYAAEADIDPTSSRPTVKAKLTIK from the exons ATGACTGCCAATTCAACCCTGCTAGCAACACAATGCGCGGCTGTTGTGGCCGTCCCACAGCGGTGCCATCCCCCCTCTAGATTTGCCACTGGGTACCAGCAGCTTCGTACAAATTTGGTAACCACCAAAACATACAAACCTACAATCATGGCTGCCGGTGCCTTGGTCTCCAAACCCTCCCAACTTCATGCAAATTTGGTACCCGAAAGAAACAAAATGGTGGTATTTGCCTATccagaaacaaaaacaatagaAATCTCAACCAATGGCTTTCCAGAATTCATTGAATGCATAATTAATAACGAAAGTAAGAAAACGCTAGAACTGGATTCGACTGAACCATTTCTGGGGTCTGAGGAATTTGAGAGGATCGAAGATAAAGTTGACACAACTTCTAGTTTTACGCAACAAGCAGCAAGTGAAGGTTCAGATAGGTGTGCCTCTGGATATGTTACCTACAAAATCGAAGATAACCTTAGGTGGATTATTGCCTGGAGAAATGCAATGGATGAGCGGAACAAG GTCTATACTGCAATCATTTCCGGAGCAAAGAAAGGTTCCATCGAAAAACTTGTTAGGAAATCCACTGCACATAGCAGTTTCCAGGACGACAACATTGGGTACGCTGCAGAAGCTGATATTGATCCAACCAGCTCTAGGCCAACTGTGAAAGCAAAACTTACAATTAAATAG